Proteins from a genomic interval of Flammeovirgaceae bacterium SG7u.111:
- a CDS encoding PP2C family protein-serine/threonine phosphatase, translated as MPLPVETRLEIKELELKSLLETIRAINSNAPEKDLYKIFKFIIRSNRNIAKLAMYVYDEVWECKTHFGTETNFPGIPLDSAILDITEAANLPSPIPHFEEFEKIIPVKHKDTVLAYVFISSSEEVEDEDVLDLDFIEALSNIIIVAIENKKLARKELKQKQYRRQLEIAKDVQTLLFPKVLPYDEKLKIEASYLPHHTIGGDYYDYIKIDEDSFLICIADVSGKGVPAAILMSNFQASLRILSTQGLPMETVVEKLNHLIIQNSDGENFITAFFALYNYKTNELTFINAGHNPPFMYVNGKMSRLETGTTILGGFNELPFLEKESRIIKEDFFIFCFTDGFTETYNEADEEFGDAPLEIFLAKSIDTDQKELHVELINELNTYKGENAYADDITLLSCKVSPKA; from the coding sequence ATGCCGCTACCAGTTGAAACAAGGCTGGAAATAAAAGAACTTGAACTCAAGTCGTTGTTAGAAACTATCAGGGCTATCAACTCAAATGCCCCCGAAAAAGACTTGTACAAGATTTTTAAGTTCATCATCAGATCAAACAGAAACATTGCAAAACTTGCCATGTATGTGTATGATGAGGTGTGGGAGTGCAAAACACATTTTGGTACAGAAACGAATTTCCCCGGCATTCCTCTGGACTCGGCGATATTAGATATAACAGAGGCAGCAAACCTGCCGTCACCCATCCCCCATTTTGAAGAGTTTGAAAAAATAATCCCTGTAAAACACAAGGATACGGTGTTGGCCTACGTATTCATTAGCAGTTCGGAAGAAGTGGAGGACGAAGATGTGCTAGATCTCGATTTTATAGAGGCACTTAGCAACATCATAATTGTGGCGATAGAAAACAAAAAGCTGGCAAGGAAAGAGCTGAAGCAAAAGCAATACAGAAGGCAGCTAGAAATCGCCAAAGACGTACAAACTTTGCTATTCCCCAAAGTACTCCCTTACGATGAAAAACTCAAAATAGAAGCAAGTTACCTGCCTCACCATACCATAGGCGGCGACTACTACGACTACATAAAAATTGACGAGGACAGTTTCTTAATCTGCATTGCCGACGTATCGGGCAAAGGCGTTCCGGCGGCCATCCTTATGTCCAACTTCCAAGCTTCGCTCAGAATTTTGTCTACCCAAGGCCTGCCCATGGAAACTGTGGTGGAAAAACTCAACCACCTCATTATCCAAAACTCAGATGGCGAAAACTTCATAACAGCCTTCTTCGCTCTTTATAATTACAAAACCAATGAGCTTACCTTCATAAATGCTGGGCACAATCCTCCGTTTATGTATGTAAATGGTAAAATGTCACGCCTCGAAACGGGAACTACTATTTTGGGTGGGTTCAATGAGCTTCCTTTCCTCGAAAAAGAAAGTAGAATAATAAAAGAAGACTTCTTCATTTTCTGCTTCACCGATGGCTTCACCGAAACCTACAATGAGGCCGATGAAGAATTTGGCGATGCCCCACTTGAAATTTTTTTGGCAAAAAGCATTGATACCGATCAAAAAGAGCTTCATGTGGAACTTATAAACGAGCTCAACACCTACAAGGGAGAAAATGCTTACGCCGACGACATCACCCTGCTTTCTTGTAAAGTATCTCCAAAAGCTTAG
- the ribH gene encoding 6,7-dimethyl-8-ribityllumazine synthase, with protein MATSLKNLNIYSGLENIDFSKVKVGIAISEYNEDITGSLYKAAVETLTNEGVKEENIITKYVPGAYELTLGAQHMAMDNSIDAVICIGCVIQGETKHFDFICSAIAHGITDVSLKYNKPVAFGVLTPNDQQQALDRAGGKHGNKGVEAAVAVLKMLSF; from the coding sequence ATGGCAACTTCCCTTAAAAATCTAAATATCTATTCAGGGCTTGAAAACATTGATTTTTCGAAAGTTAAAGTTGGAATAGCAATTTCGGAATACAACGAGGATATCACTGGTTCGCTTTACAAAGCAGCTGTTGAAACATTGACAAACGAAGGTGTAAAAGAAGAAAATATTATTACCAAGTATGTGCCTGGAGCATATGAGCTCACCTTAGGAGCACAGCACATGGCCATGGACAATAGCATTGATGCTGTGATCTGCATTGGCTGCGTAATCCAAGGAGAAACTAAGCACTTCGATTTTATCTGTAGCGCCATCGCCCACGGCATCACAGACGTATCCCTCAAGTACAACAAACCCGTAGCGTTTGGCGTTCTCACGCCTAACGACCAACAACAGGCACTCGACCGTGCCGGAGGAAAACATGGAAACAAGGGCGTAGAAGCTGCAGTTGCGGTGCTCAAAATGCTAAGTTTCTAA
- a CDS encoding MMPL family transporter, with protein MWTKLASFILKNRLVLIIALGVITAFMGFLAKDARLSYELMKIVPDDDPEMIYFKNFTETFGKDDNMFAIGIQDSSIYNLEKFNALYEFSETIKNHEGIVEVVSLPKLLYISKNKAEKRFEFKKLFPTAPKSQEELDSLLSIANKIKFYEGRLINPENGTTVILISMDDSYLNSKKRVGLVNEIIEEGTAFSEKTEIKLHYAGLPYVRTAVQATVKHELNMFLIISLGVTALILFLFFQSFSPVIFSLIVIGMVVIWTLGTLVIFDYEITMLTGLLPSILVVIGIPNCIYLLNKYHQEYILHGNKIKALARIIKKIGVVTLITNTTTAVGFFVLTFTGIDVLEQFGIIATVNIFNTFIISIIFIPAVFSYRPAPKSRHIRHLEFKFVGSILKTFDTIITKHRVTVYGFVTVLVVVAIVGMVRMRAVTYMVDDLPPNHPIRLDLSFFEENFNGIMPLEILVDTKKRQGVRKRSNLLKIDELEQKLAEIPEITPSVSVITLYKAANQAYFNNNPIDYEFPSKRNEPFIYRYMKNQQDADNDLMTSLVDTSGRYIRLSMKVADLGSIKMDTLVNQVLIPKIDSIMGDSELEAKITGTTLLFIKGNNYLIKNLRGSMLLAFVLIAAIMGSLFKSVRMIIISLIPNMIPLMITAALMGYFGIPLKPSTVLVFSIAFGISVDDSIHFLAKYRQELIAHKFDVPKAVSISLKETGTSMIYTSIVLFCGFVIFVASDFGGTISLGLLTSTTLLIAMLTNLILLPSLLLTFDMTSEKMKFNKAFQKYDFMEEDEDEEIDISLIEVKKNAGE; from the coding sequence ATGTGGACAAAGCTTGCAAGCTTTATTCTTAAAAATAGGTTAGTGCTTATCATCGCCTTGGGCGTAATCACTGCTTTTATGGGCTTCCTTGCCAAAGATGCCCGTCTATCTTATGAGTTGATGAAAATAGTACCGGATGATGATCCGGAGATGATCTATTTCAAAAACTTCACCGAGACTTTTGGGAAAGATGACAACATGTTTGCTATCGGTATCCAAGATAGTTCTATCTACAACCTCGAAAAATTCAATGCGCTGTATGAATTTTCCGAAACCATCAAAAACCATGAAGGTATAGTAGAAGTGGTGTCTTTACCCAAATTACTCTACATTTCTAAAAATAAAGCTGAAAAACGATTTGAGTTCAAAAAACTTTTCCCTACTGCGCCCAAAAGCCAAGAAGAGCTAGACAGCTTACTCAGTATCGCCAACAAGATCAAGTTTTACGAAGGCAGGCTCATCAACCCTGAAAATGGAACTACGGTCATCCTGATCTCGATGGACGATAGCTACCTCAATTCCAAAAAACGGGTTGGGCTGGTCAATGAAATAATAGAGGAAGGAACCGCATTTAGCGAAAAAACGGAGATCAAACTACATTATGCAGGTTTGCCTTATGTAAGGACTGCCGTTCAAGCTACTGTAAAGCATGAGCTGAACATGTTTTTGATCATCTCTCTTGGTGTGACAGCATTAATCCTTTTCCTATTTTTCCAATCGTTCTCACCCGTAATTTTCTCCCTTATAGTAATTGGGATGGTCGTGATCTGGACGCTGGGGACGCTGGTTATTTTCGATTATGAAATTACCATGCTCACAGGGTTGCTACCTTCTATTTTGGTGGTAATCGGTATTCCGAATTGTATTTACCTGCTCAACAAATACCATCAAGAATATATCTTGCATGGCAACAAAATAAAGGCGCTAGCAAGAATCATCAAAAAAATTGGGGTAGTAACCCTTATTACCAATACTACCACTGCAGTCGGTTTCTTTGTACTTACCTTTACAGGAATAGACGTTTTGGAGCAGTTTGGCATCATTGCCACGGTAAACATTTTCAACACATTCATCATCAGCATTATTTTCATCCCTGCTGTGTTCTCTTACCGCCCTGCCCCCAAAAGTCGCCACATCCGCCATCTCGAATTCAAATTTGTAGGTTCAATCCTTAAAACTTTTGACACCATCATCACCAAACACCGGGTAACGGTTTATGGCTTTGTAACTGTATTGGTAGTAGTTGCAATTGTAGGAATGGTTAGAATGCGAGCAGTAACATATATGGTAGATGACCTCCCTCCCAACCATCCTATCCGCTTAGACCTTAGCTTTTTTGAAGAGAACTTCAACGGGATAATGCCGCTGGAAATATTGGTGGATACGAAGAAAAGGCAAGGGGTAAGGAAGCGTTCGAACCTCCTGAAAATTGATGAGCTTGAGCAAAAACTTGCCGAAATCCCTGAAATAACGCCTTCGGTTTCAGTAATTACCCTTTACAAAGCCGCAAACCAAGCATATTTCAACAACAACCCTATCGATTACGAATTCCCAAGCAAACGGAACGAGCCGTTCATTTATAGGTACATGAAAAATCAACAAGATGCGGATAATGATCTGATGACGTCTTTGGTTGATACTAGCGGTCGTTACATTCGCCTTTCTATGAAAGTCGCTGACCTTGGCTCTATCAAAATGGATACACTGGTAAATCAAGTGCTGATCCCTAAAATAGACTCAATAATGGGCGATTCTGAGCTGGAAGCCAAGATAACAGGAACTACCCTCCTGTTTATCAAAGGAAATAACTACTTGATAAAGAACTTGAGGGGCAGTATGTTGCTCGCATTTGTGCTAATTGCCGCCATTATGGGATCGCTTTTCAAAAGTGTGCGGATGATTATTATTTCACTCATTCCCAACATGATTCCGCTGATGATTACCGCAGCGCTCATGGGCTACTTTGGCATACCGCTCAAGCCAAGTACCGTGCTGGTATTTAGCATCGCCTTCGGTATTTCGGTAGATGACTCCATCCACTTTTTGGCAAAGTATAGGCAAGAGCTAATTGCCCATAAATTTGATGTTCCCAAAGCTGTTTCTATCAGTTTGAAAGAAACAGGTACAAGTATGATTTATACTTCTATTGTTCTGTTCTGCGGTTTTGTCATTTTTGTTGCTTCTGACTTTGGCGGTACTATTTCCCTTGGTTTGCTTACTTCTACCACCTTGCTTATCGCCATGCTCACCAACCTCATTTTGCTACCGAGCTTACTTTTGACCTTCGATATGACGAGCGAGAAAATGAAGTTCAACAAAGCCTTTCAAAAATACGATTTCATGGAAGAAGACGAAGACGAGGAAATTGACATCTCTCTTATAGAAGTAAAAAAGAACGCAGGAGAATAA
- a CDS encoding pyridoxal-phosphate dependent enzyme, translated as MQNQPTLADIRATHDRIRPYIHQTPVLTSSSINQIAGMELYFKCENLQKVGAFKIRGGINAVSLLMENEKPKAVATHSSGNHAQAVALAAQLFGTKAYIVMPTSAPEVKKKAVEGYGATVIPCEPTLQAREDTLAKVVEETGAIFIPPFNDYNIITGQATAAVELLEEISGLEAIIAPVGGGGLMAGTALATHYLSPTTTVLAGEPLGADDAYHSLKKGEITPRAEKPNTIADGLLTTVGELNFPIIKELVSEIITVTDEEIIAAMKLIWERMKQVVEPSGAVPFAAMLKEKEKWQGKKVGVIFTGGNVDLGKLPF; from the coding sequence ATGCAAAATCAACCTACACTAGCTGACATCAGGGCTACCCATGATAGAATACGCCCTTACATCCACCAAACTCCCGTTCTGACCTCTTCGTCAATAAACCAAATAGCGGGAATGGAGCTATATTTTAAATGCGAAAACCTGCAAAAAGTGGGCGCTTTCAAAATCAGGGGCGGTATCAATGCAGTATCGTTGCTGATGGAAAATGAGAAACCAAAAGCAGTTGCCACGCACTCGTCGGGCAACCATGCGCAAGCGGTGGCACTTGCCGCCCAACTGTTCGGAACTAAAGCCTACATCGTAATGCCTACTTCAGCTCCTGAGGTGAAGAAAAAAGCAGTAGAAGGCTATGGAGCAACAGTGATTCCTTGTGAGCCTACTCTCCAAGCCCGTGAAGACACACTCGCAAAGGTTGTAGAAGAAACAGGGGCAATCTTCATCCCCCCATTCAACGATTACAACATAATTACTGGGCAAGCAACTGCCGCAGTAGAACTATTAGAAGAAATCAGTGGTTTAGAGGCCATTATTGCCCCTGTAGGCGGCGGCGGGCTCATGGCAGGAACTGCACTTGCTACGCACTACCTTTCCCCCACAACCACTGTTCTTGCAGGCGAGCCCTTGGGTGCAGACGATGCCTATCATTCTTTAAAAAAAGGGGAAATAACTCCTAGAGCTGAAAAGCCAAACACCATAGCCGATGGCCTGCTCACCACCGTAGGCGAATTGAATTTCCCCATCATCAAAGAGCTGGTAAGTGAGATAATCACCGTGACCGATGAGGAGATTATAGCTGCAATGAAGCTCATTTGGGAACGGATGAAACAAGTGGTAGAACCATCGGGCGCTGTGCCTTTTGCAGCTATGCTCAAAGAAAAAGAAAAGTGGCAGGGCAAAAAAGTTGGAGTAATTTTCACTGGTGGAAATGTGGACTTGGGCAAGTTGCCTTTTTGA
- a CDS encoding glycoside hydrolase family 3 C-terminal domain-containing protein, producing the protein MKILKKNLLALICLFSLTQAFAQQKAYLNTDLSFDERAKELVNQMTLEEKIAQLNYDAPEIKKLGVPAYNWWNESLHGIARNGRATVFPQAIGLAATWDPALIQRITTAISDEGRAKYNASQAIGNTGIYAGLTFWSPNVNIYRDPRWGRGQETYGEDPFLSSRIGVAYVKGLQGDHPTYLKAAACAKHYVVHSGPEGDRHVFNAVPPKKDFKETYLPAFKALVQEADVEIVMCAYNRTFGEVCCGSSYLMQDILRKEWGFNGHVTSDCWALVDFHEYHKVTTSPEESAAMAFKNGINVNCGSVSPYLKGAVEQGLITEAEIDAALIPLMRTRFRLGMFDPLEMNPYNGIGPEVINCQKHQDLAREAAEKSVVLLKNNGVLPLKKDIKRLYVLGPNAASSEVMLGNYFGVSGNITTLLEGITAKVHPGTKINYKYAFLLDRENINPIDWSTGEAQNEAEAIIVSMGLAGLLEGEEGEAIASPTKSDRFDIRLPQNQIAYLKKLRAAGDKPIIVVLNGGSPVAIPELDELCDAIIYAWYPGEQGGNGIANVLFGDVAPSGKLPLTFPKSVDQLPPYEDYAMKGRTYRYMTEEPQYPFGFGLSYTKFTYSDAKVSAEKIKAGEPVTITAKVTNAGKVKGEEVVQLYVTDVEASSEVPLYSLKGFERISLWPGESKEVTFTVSPEDMQMVTPEGELKLEKGEFKLTIAGSSPGKRAEELGAPKPVAASFTVK; encoded by the coding sequence ATGAAGATTTTGAAAAAGAACTTATTAGCACTTATTTGCCTGTTTAGTCTGACGCAAGCCTTTGCCCAACAAAAGGCATATTTGAACACCGACCTTTCTTTTGACGAACGAGCAAAAGAATTGGTAAACCAAATGACCCTCGAAGAAAAAATTGCCCAACTGAACTACGACGCTCCCGAAATCAAAAAACTAGGAGTACCTGCCTACAACTGGTGGAACGAGAGTTTACACGGCATTGCCCGCAACGGCAGAGCTACCGTATTCCCCCAAGCTATTGGTCTTGCCGCAACTTGGGATCCTGCCCTTATCCAACGCATCACCACGGCCATTTCGGACGAAGGAAGAGCCAAATACAATGCATCCCAAGCCATTGGCAATACTGGAATTTATGCAGGTCTCACTTTTTGGTCGCCCAACGTGAATATCTACCGCGACCCTAGGTGGGGACGTGGGCAAGAAACCTACGGTGAAGATCCTTTTTTGAGCAGCCGAATTGGCGTAGCCTATGTAAAAGGCCTACAAGGCGACCACCCTACCTACTTGAAAGCAGCAGCTTGCGCCAAGCACTATGTGGTACACAGTGGCCCTGAAGGCGACCGACACGTTTTTAATGCTGTTCCTCCCAAAAAAGACTTTAAAGAAACTTACCTACCTGCATTCAAAGCACTTGTGCAGGAAGCAGATGTAGAAATTGTAATGTGCGCCTACAACCGTACTTTCGGTGAAGTGTGCTGCGGAAGCAGCTACCTCATGCAAGATATTTTGCGCAAAGAATGGGGATTCAACGGTCATGTAACTTCCGACTGCTGGGCTTTGGTAGATTTCCACGAGTACCATAAAGTAACCACTTCGCCAGAAGAATCTGCTGCCATGGCATTCAAAAATGGCATAAACGTAAACTGTGGAAGTGTTTCCCCTTACCTCAAAGGAGCAGTAGAGCAAGGGCTTATTACCGAAGCAGAAATAGATGCCGCACTTATTCCGCTCATGAGGACCCGTTTCCGCCTAGGAATGTTCGACCCTCTGGAAATGAACCCTTACAATGGAATAGGCCCTGAAGTGATCAACTGCCAAAAGCACCAAGACTTAGCAAGAGAAGCCGCTGAAAAATCTGTAGTTCTTCTCAAAAACAATGGAGTCCTCCCTCTCAAGAAAGACATCAAAAGGCTGTATGTACTGGGACCAAATGCGGCAAGTAGCGAAGTGATGCTAGGCAACTACTTTGGCGTATCTGGAAATATAACTACACTTTTGGAAGGAATAACAGCAAAGGTTCACCCAGGCACAAAAATCAACTACAAATATGCATTCTTGCTTGACAGGGAAAATATCAACCCAATAGACTGGTCAACAGGTGAAGCACAAAATGAGGCGGAGGCTATCATTGTTTCTATGGGCCTAGCAGGCTTGCTAGAAGGAGAAGAAGGAGAAGCAATTGCCTCGCCAACTAAAAGTGATCGCTTCGATATCAGGCTTCCTCAAAACCAAATCGCTTACCTCAAAAAGCTTCGTGCTGCTGGTGACAAGCCCATTATTGTAGTTCTTAATGGAGGAAGCCCTGTTGCTATTCCTGAGCTAGACGAGCTTTGCGATGCCATTATCTATGCTTGGTATCCTGGTGAGCAAGGTGGAAATGGCATTGCCAATGTCCTCTTTGGAGATGTAGCTCCTTCTGGAAAACTACCACTTACTTTCCCCAAATCGGTAGACCAATTGCCTCCTTACGAAGACTACGCAATGAAAGGGCGTACCTACCGCTACATGACCGAAGAGCCTCAATATCCATTTGGCTTCGGACTTTCTTACACTAAGTTTACTTACAGCGATGCAAAAGTTTCAGCTGAGAAAATAAAAGCGGGAGAACCAGTAACCATAACTGCCAAAGTAACTAACGCAGGGAAAGTAAAAGGCGAAGAAGTAGTGCAGCTTTACGTTACGGATGTTGAGGCATCTTCCGAAGTCCCCTTGTACTCGCTCAAAGGCTTTGAAAGAATCTCTTTATGGCCAGGCGAATCGAAAGAAGTAACCTTCACCGTATCGCCAGAAGATATGCAAATGGTAACCCCCGAAGGAGAGTTGAAACTCGAAAAGGGAGAGTTCAAACTGACCATTGCTGGTTCGTCTCCTGGCAAAAGAGCGGAGGAATTGGGTGCTCCCAAACCAGTAGCCGCTAGCTTTACTGTCAAATAA
- a CDS encoding sulfurtransferase encodes MDSIVSIEWLSANIDDPDLIILDATQDGSKSGLVTEYPGLQIKGARFFDLKNSFSDKSTSVPNMLQSPEEFAVACRKLGISKSSKIVAYDNLGIYTSPRVWWMFNIMGHKNVAVLDGGLPEWIKNGLTTEPFTEEGTFEEGDFIATFSPEMVRDAKGILKNIDSGEELVVDARGKGRFDGTVPEPRAGMKSGHIPKSVNLPFKKVLKDGKLLPKEELEKVIGELDLGNKPLVFSCGSGITASVIMLACAQVMENKMALYDGSWSEWGLLEGAPVDVA; translated from the coding sequence TTGGATTCAATAGTTTCAATAGAATGGTTATCGGCGAATATCGACGATCCAGATTTGATTATACTCGATGCTACTCAAGACGGCAGTAAATCGGGCTTAGTGACGGAATATCCTGGGCTTCAGATAAAAGGCGCACGCTTTTTTGATCTGAAAAATTCGTTCAGCGATAAATCTACCAGTGTTCCTAATATGCTTCAATCGCCCGAAGAATTTGCCGTAGCTTGCCGCAAGTTGGGTATCAGCAAAAGCAGCAAAATTGTAGCCTATGACAACCTCGGTATCTATACCAGCCCAAGGGTTTGGTGGATGTTCAATATCATGGGACACAAAAATGTAGCAGTGCTGGACGGCGGCTTGCCCGAGTGGATAAAGAACGGCTTGACAACCGAACCTTTCACCGAAGAAGGTACGTTTGAAGAAGGTGATTTTATTGCTACTTTCAGCCCAGAGATGGTGCGGGATGCAAAGGGGATCTTGAAAAATATCGACAGCGGAGAAGAGCTTGTAGTAGATGCACGGGGCAAAGGTCGCTTTGATGGCACTGTGCCTGAGCCACGCGCAGGCATGAAAAGCGGGCATATTCCCAAGTCGGTGAACCTGCCTTTCAAAAAGGTGCTGAAAGATGGGAAACTCCTGCCCAAAGAAGAGCTGGAAAAAGTAATTGGCGAACTGGATTTGGGGAACAAGCCTTTGGTGTTTAGCTGTGGGTCGGGTATCACTGCCAGCGTAATTATGCTTGCCTGTGCACAAGTAATGGAAAACAAAATGGCGCTCTATGACGGATCTTGGTCGGAATGGGGTTTGTTAGAAGGCGCTCCTGTAGATGTGGCTTAG
- a CDS encoding DUF5060 domain-containing protein has product MKLISLFILLTISQLTLGQGKVSGELKKWHKVTIDFEGPEVSEADDFNPFMNYRFNVEFNHAVSGKSYTVPGYFAADGNAGESSAEKGNVWRVHFAPDEVGEWTYAVDFRKGNWAAVSDKKKTGVSGEFMDGTKGSFSITETDKTGVDFRAKGRLSYVGGHYLQFEGTKEYFLKQGPDAPENMLSYADFDGMFHNDGHKDKMVKTWAAHLQDWKEGDPTWKEGKGKALIGGMNYLSSKGLNSVSFLTLNIVGDDQNVFPYIDYDTYDRFDVSKLDQWEIVFDHAQEKGLFLHFKLAEVENQGLLDNGGVGAQRKLYYRELIARFGHHLALNWNVCEESGDWVKNHKTPPQFTQQRLAMAQYFFDKDPYHHHVVIHNGNPFDDLLGSESKYTGPSVQTSKADFRQVHGAVIRWREKSAKAGKPWAVAVDEPGDAQHSLVPDSDDPEHNLARQNALWGAMMAGAWGLEWYFGYKHDHSDLTCEDWRSRDLFWDQCKVALDFFTQNKIPYWEMMPSDSLLSNKDDYCFAKADDTYIVFLKKGSECVVDLSSASGGFKIQWFNPRTGEFEKKAKRLEGGSKVIIKAPGKEEIDWVALIKK; this is encoded by the coding sequence ATGAAATTGATTTCATTATTCATTTTATTGACCATTTCGCAGCTTACCTTGGGGCAGGGGAAAGTATCCGGAGAACTAAAAAAATGGCACAAAGTTACTATCGATTTTGAAGGCCCAGAAGTAAGCGAGGCTGACGATTTCAATCCATTTATGAATTATAGGTTCAATGTAGAATTTAACCATGCGGTGTCGGGAAAGAGCTATACGGTACCGGGTTATTTTGCCGCTGATGGCAATGCTGGCGAGAGTTCTGCCGAGAAAGGAAATGTGTGGCGAGTGCATTTTGCCCCAGACGAAGTTGGAGAATGGACGTATGCCGTTGACTTCAGGAAAGGTAACTGGGCTGCGGTGAGCGACAAGAAAAAAACTGGAGTTTCTGGTGAGTTTATGGACGGAACGAAAGGCTCTTTTTCCATCACCGAAACGGACAAAACGGGTGTGGACTTTAGGGCAAAAGGAAGGTTGAGTTACGTTGGAGGCCACTATTTGCAGTTTGAAGGAACGAAAGAGTATTTTCTAAAACAAGGACCCGACGCTCCTGAAAACATGCTTTCGTACGCCGATTTTGACGGCATGTTCCACAACGATGGGCACAAAGACAAGATGGTAAAAACTTGGGCGGCGCATTTGCAAGACTGGAAGGAAGGCGATCCGACTTGGAAAGAGGGAAAGGGAAAAGCGCTTATTGGCGGTATGAACTACCTTTCTTCCAAAGGACTGAATAGCGTTTCTTTCCTCACGCTCAATATTGTAGGCGATGACCAAAATGTATTTCCCTATATCGATTACGATACCTATGATAGATTTGATGTTTCTAAGCTAGACCAGTGGGAGATTGTTTTTGACCATGCTCAAGAAAAAGGTTTATTCCTTCATTTTAAATTAGCGGAAGTCGAAAACCAAGGCTTGTTGGACAATGGCGGCGTGGGAGCGCAACGGAAATTGTATTACCGAGAGTTGATCGCACGATTTGGTCATCACTTGGCGCTTAACTGGAATGTGTGCGAAGAAAGCGGAGATTGGGTAAAAAACCACAAAACCCCGCCTCAGTTTACGCAGCAGCGATTAGCCATGGCGCAGTATTTCTTCGACAAAGATCCTTACCACCACCACGTAGTTATTCATAACGGAAACCCTTTTGACGATTTGTTAGGGTCAGAATCGAAATACACAGGACCTTCTGTCCAAACTTCTAAAGCCGATTTTAGGCAAGTGCATGGAGCAGTTATAAGGTGGAGGGAGAAGTCTGCCAAAGCGGGTAAGCCTTGGGCGGTAGCCGTGGATGAGCCCGGTGATGCGCAGCACTCTTTAGTACCCGATAGCGATGATCCTGAACATAACCTAGCCCGCCAAAATGCCCTTTGGGGTGCTATGATGGCCGGCGCTTGGGGGCTTGAATGGTACTTTGGATACAAGCACGACCATTCGGATTTGACTTGTGAAGACTGGAGATCGAGAGATTTGTTTTGGGATCAGTGTAAGGTTGCACTTGATTTTTTTACACAAAATAAAATTCCTTATTGGGAAATGATGCCGAGTGATAGCCTCCTTTCCAACAAAGACGATTATTGCTTTGCCAAGGCAGATGATACTTATATTGTCTTCCTCAAAAAAGGTAGCGAGTGTGTGGTTGATCTTTCTTCGGCTTCGGGCGGTTTCAAAATTCAGTGGTTTAACCCTCGTACAGGCGAGTTTGAGAAGAAAGCTAAAAGGCTGGAAGGTGGATCAAAAGTAATCATCAAAGCTCCTGGGAAAGAGGAGATTGATTGGGTGGCTTTAATTAAGAAATAA